A single genomic interval of Lucilia cuprina isolate Lc7/37 chromosome 2, ASM2204524v1, whole genome shotgun sequence harbors:
- the LOC111683050 gene encoding lipase 3 produces MTPSLLAITNDNNQPTNQKHIADKYRLPKLIRKYGYPSETHTVVTKDGYILEMHRIPKKGAQPVLLMHGILDTSATWVLMGPKSGLGYMLSDLGYDVWMGNSRGNRYSKNHTSLNSDYMEFWDFTFHEMGKYDLPANIDYILAKTGYDQLHYVGHSQGTAVFWVLCSEQPQYTQKILSMHALAPIAYIHDMKSPLFRTLVLFLDFLTAATRMLRITEFMPNTKFLVDHSQVVCHDNAMTQDVCSNILFLVAGYNSEQLNKVCIKQSHAHSCFQYVLMVFVCGF; encoded by the exons ATGACACCTTCATTATTGGCCATCACCAACGACAACAATCAGCCAACAAACCAAAAACATATTGCAGACAAATATCGGCTT CCCAAATTAATACGCAAATATGGCTATCCCTCCGAAACGCATACAGTTGTAACCAAGGATGGTTATATACTGGAAATGCATCGCATACCAAAGAAAGGAGCACAACCAGTGCTGCTAATGCATGGCATTTTAGATACCTCAGCTACATGGGTGCTAATGGGTCCCAAATCAGGTTTGG gtTACATGTTATCCGACTTAGGTTATGATGTCTGGATGGGTAACTCACGTGGTAATCGTTATTCGAAAAATCACACTAGCCTTAATAGTGATTATATGGAATTTTGGGATTTTACATTCCATGAAATGGGCAAATATGATTTACCAGCaaatattgattatattttAGCCAAGACCGGTTATGATCAACTGCACTATGTGGGACATTCACAG GGTACTGCTGTATTTTGGGTTTTGTGCTCTGAGCAACCGCAGTATACACAAAAGATACTGTCCATGCATGCTTTAGCACCCATAGCCTATATACATGATATGAAAAGTCCGCTCTTCCGCACATTggtattatttttagattttctaaCG GCTGCCACACGCATGTTACGCATCACGGAATTTATGCCAAATACTAAATTTCTTGTCGACCACAGCCAAGTGGTGTGTCACGACAACGCCATGACACAGGATGTTTGTTCCAACATTCTCTTTTTGGTTGCTGGCTATAATTCTGAACAATTGAATAAGGTTTGTATCAAGCAATCACACGCACACTCTTGTTTCCAATATGTACTTATGGTATTTGTTTGTGGATTTTAG